A genomic segment from Malus domestica chromosome 05, GDT2T_hap1 encodes:
- the LOC103440876 gene encoding monooxygenase 2-like isoform X2 has translation MVSEKQFGLGIRSLVLESSDSLRTTGFALTTWTNAWKALDALGIGDSLRQQHVTLDGNVTSSRITGLQTFQMSFDAKGKHGDHEVRCVKRNLLLEALANELPNGTIRFSSKVVSIDESGLFKLVHLADGTVLKAKVLVGCDGVNSLVAKWLGFKQPAFTGRSAVRGYANFKSSHGFDPLFMLYFGSGIRSGAIPCDDKNVYWFITWSPSSQEKELEENPGQLKQYMLSKLGKIPDKVKAVVENTELDAFVSVPLRYRHPWDILWGNISKGNVCVAGDALHPMTPDIGQGGCAALEDGVVLARCLGEALLKSSRHETKDKAGEEGKEEYERIETGLKKYATERRWRSFDLISTALVVGFFQESDGKIMNFLRDKYLAPILAGLLLKKSDFDCGKLSIS, from the exons ATGGTATCCGAAAAACAATTTGG GCTGGGCATTAGAAGCTTAGTGCTGGAGTCATCTGATAGTTTGAGGACAACAGGGTTTGCACTCACAACATGGACAAACGCCTGGAAAGCCTTGGATGCCCTTGGTATTGGCGATTCACTTCGCCAACAACATGTCACGCTTGATGG GAATGTAACATCCTCGAGAATTACAGGGCTTCAAACGTTTCAGATGTCATTTGATGCCAAAGGAAAACA CGGAGACCATGAAGTTCGTTGCGTGAAAAGGAACTTGTTGTTGGAAGCCCTAGCAAATGAACTCCCAAATGGCACCATCAGGTTCTCGTCCAAGGTGGTTTCCATTGATGAATCAGGCTTATTTAAGCTGGTGCATCTCGCTGATGGCACCGTCCTTAAAGCCAAG GTCTTGGTAGGGTGTGATGGAGTGAACTCTCTGGTGGCAAAATGGCTTGGCTTCAAGCAGCCTGCCTTTACGGGAAGATCTGCTGTTAGAGGTTATGCCAACTTCAAGAGCAGTCACGGGTTTGATCCTTTGTTTATGCTGTACTTTGGAAGTGGTATTAGATCGGGCGCCATCCCCTGCGATGATAAAAATGTTTATTGGTTCATTACTTGGTCTCCCTCCAGCCAAG AGAAAGAGCTAGAAGAGAACCCAGGCCAACTGAAGCAATACATGTTAAGCAAGCTCGGAAAGATACCCGATAAAGTAAAGGCTGTAGTAGAAAACACCGAACTGGATGCTTTTGTATCCGTTCCATTGAGATATAGACATCCTTGGGACATTCTATGGGGAAACATCAGCAAAGGCAATGTTTGCGTTGCAGGAGACGCGCTCCACCCCATGACCCCGGACATTGGCCAAGGCGGGTGCGCTGCATTGGAAGACGGTGTTGTGTTGGCAAGGTGTCTCGGTGAGGCCTTGTTGAAGAGCTCACGGCACGAAACAAAAGATAAGGCGGGTGAAGAAGGAAAGGAAGAATATGAGAGGATTGAGACGGGGTTGAAGAAGTATGCCACTGAGAGGAGATGGAGAAGCTTTGATCTGATCAGCACAGCTTTAGTGGTTGGTTTTTTTCAAGAGAGTGATGGGAAAATCATGAACTTTTTGAGGGACAAATATCTGGCTCCAATTCTTGCTGGGTTGCTGTTGAAGAAGTCTGATTTTGATTGTGGGAAGCTCAGCATCTCTTAA
- the LOC103440876 gene encoding monooxygenase 2-like isoform X1: MEIAEDVVIVGAGLSGLATSLGLHRLGIRSLVLESSDSLRTTGFALTTWTNAWKALDALGIGDSLRQQHVTLDGNVTSSRITGLQTFQMSFDAKGKHGDHEVRCVKRNLLLEALANELPNGTIRFSSKVVSIDESGLFKLVHLADGTVLKAKVLVGCDGVNSLVAKWLGFKQPAFTGRSAVRGYANFKSSHGFDPLFMLYFGSGIRSGAIPCDDKNVYWFITWSPSSQEKELEENPGQLKQYMLSKLGKIPDKVKAVVENTELDAFVSVPLRYRHPWDILWGNISKGNVCVAGDALHPMTPDIGQGGCAALEDGVVLARCLGEALLKSSRHETKDKAGEEGKEEYERIETGLKKYATERRWRSFDLISTALVVGFFQESDGKIMNFLRDKYLAPILAGLLLKKSDFDCGKLSIS, translated from the exons ATGGAAATAGCAGAAGACGTTGTCATTGTGGGAGCTGGACTTTCTGGCCTCGCCACTTCCTTAGGACTTCAcag GCTGGGCATTAGAAGCTTAGTGCTGGAGTCATCTGATAGTTTGAGGACAACAGGGTTTGCACTCACAACATGGACAAACGCCTGGAAAGCCTTGGATGCCCTTGGTATTGGCGATTCACTTCGCCAACAACATGTCACGCTTGATGG GAATGTAACATCCTCGAGAATTACAGGGCTTCAAACGTTTCAGATGTCATTTGATGCCAAAGGAAAACA CGGAGACCATGAAGTTCGTTGCGTGAAAAGGAACTTGTTGTTGGAAGCCCTAGCAAATGAACTCCCAAATGGCACCATCAGGTTCTCGTCCAAGGTGGTTTCCATTGATGAATCAGGCTTATTTAAGCTGGTGCATCTCGCTGATGGCACCGTCCTTAAAGCCAAG GTCTTGGTAGGGTGTGATGGAGTGAACTCTCTGGTGGCAAAATGGCTTGGCTTCAAGCAGCCTGCCTTTACGGGAAGATCTGCTGTTAGAGGTTATGCCAACTTCAAGAGCAGTCACGGGTTTGATCCTTTGTTTATGCTGTACTTTGGAAGTGGTATTAGATCGGGCGCCATCCCCTGCGATGATAAAAATGTTTATTGGTTCATTACTTGGTCTCCCTCCAGCCAAG AGAAAGAGCTAGAAGAGAACCCAGGCCAACTGAAGCAATACATGTTAAGCAAGCTCGGAAAGATACCCGATAAAGTAAAGGCTGTAGTAGAAAACACCGAACTGGATGCTTTTGTATCCGTTCCATTGAGATATAGACATCCTTGGGACATTCTATGGGGAAACATCAGCAAAGGCAATGTTTGCGTTGCAGGAGACGCGCTCCACCCCATGACCCCGGACATTGGCCAAGGCGGGTGCGCTGCATTGGAAGACGGTGTTGTGTTGGCAAGGTGTCTCGGTGAGGCCTTGTTGAAGAGCTCACGGCACGAAACAAAAGATAAGGCGGGTGAAGAAGGAAAGGAAGAATATGAGAGGATTGAGACGGGGTTGAAGAAGTATGCCACTGAGAGGAGATGGAGAAGCTTTGATCTGATCAGCACAGCTTTAGTGGTTGGTTTTTTTCAAGAGAGTGATGGGAAAATCATGAACTTTTTGAGGGACAAATATCTGGCTCCAATTCTTGCTGGGTTGCTGTTGAAGAAGTCTGATTTTGATTGTGGGAAGCTCAGCATCTCTTAA
- the LOC103440796 gene encoding uncharacterized protein, with amino-acid sequence MDFDEYDYLEKTVENPEPPKSKEPANGGEETLKSGEKGRSRSSKHKGDEKGHDEERHSKRSKSGDESRERDNDRHRERGSSRHRSQSRDREKDRHRSSRDHRGREDREREERNGKERDRDRDKERDPGRDRDRRERDREGDRDREKDKERSRRSRSHSERHRSDRDERERSREVEHKERDKEKDLREREKENRRHKDKKEEGTEPEADPERDQRTVFAYQICLKADERDVYEFFSRAGKVRDVRLIMDRNSRRSKGVGYIEFYDAMSVPMAIALSGQPLLGQPVMVKPSEAEKNLVQSTTSVVTGPGGMIGPYSGGARRLYVGNLHSNIKEDDLRQVFGAFGPVELVQLPLDETNNCKGFGFVQFARLEDARNSLSLNGQLEIAGRVIKVSAVTDQAGMQDLGANAGDFDDDEGGGLSLNARSRAMLMQKLDRSGTAPSIAGPLGTPVVNSAGVSLPMAPILGAAPVVSSLVPPIASIPGFAGLGVAGLQIPTATLPSVDTIGVPSECLLLKNMFDPTAESEPNFDLDIKDDVQDECSKYGTLKHIYVDKNTAGHVYLRFENTQAAISARHVLHGRWFAGKMIEATFMLPQTYEAKFPESR; translated from the exons ATGGATTTTGACGAGTATGATTATTTAGAGAAAACAGTTGAAAATCCTGAACCACCGAAATCAAAGGAACCTGCAAATGGTGGTGAGGAAACATTGAAATCTGGAGAGAAAGGTCGCAGCCGAAGTTCAAAGCACAAGGGTGACGAGAAAGGTCACGATGAGGAACGTCACTCAAAGCGCTCAAAATCTGGAGACGAGTCACGTGAACGTGATAATGATCGACACAGAGAGAGGGGATCTTCTCGTCACCGCTCACAGTCAAGAGACAGAGAAAAGGATCGCCACAGAAGTAGCCGGGATCATAGAGGTAGGGAAGACAGAGAAAGGGAGGAAAGAAATGGTAAGGAGAGAGATAGGGACAGAGACAAAGAGCGGGATCCTGGTCGTGATAGAGACAGGAGAGAACGTGACCGCGAGGGTGACAGGGACCGGGAGAAGGATAAAGAGCGGTCACGTCGAAGCAGGAGCCATTCAGAAAGGCATCGAAGTGATCGGGATGAAAGAGAAAGGAGCCGGGAGGTGGAGCATAAAGaaagagacaaggagaaggatttgaGGGAGCgggaaaaagaaaatag AAGACATAAAGACAAAAAGGAAGAAGGGACAGAACCTGAGGCTGATCCTGAAAGAGATCAGAGGACAGTATTTGCGTATCAG ATTTGTCTGAAGGCAGATGAAAGAGATGTATATGAGTTCTTCTCAAGGGCTGGGAAG GTCCGCGATGTACGTCTTATTATGGACCGCAATTCAAGACGTTCAAAGGGAGTTGG GTATATTGAGTTTTATGATGCGATGTCAGTACCTATGGCGATCGCACTCTCTGGTCAGCCTCTTCTTGGTCAACCAGTGATGGTGAAGCCATCAGAGGCTGAGAAGAATCTAGTTCAGTCAACAACATCTGTTGTCACTGGACCAGGTGGGATGATAGGCCCATATTCTGGTGGAGCTAGAAGGCTGTATGTTGGAAATCTCCATAGCAATATAAAAGAAGATGATCTCCGCCAG gtttttggagcatttggtcCTGTAGAACTGGTTCAGTTGCCTCTTGATGAAACTAATAACTGCAAAGGTTTTGGATTTGTGCAG TTTGCACGTCTTGAAGATGCTAGAAATTCTCTGAGTTTGAATGGACAATTGGAGATTGCAGGTCGAGTAATTAAG gtGTCAGCTGTTACAGACCAAGCTGGAATGCAAGATCTTGGAGCAAATGctggtgattttgatgatgatgaaggcggTGGCTTG TCATTGAATGCGCGCTCTCGAGCCATGCTCATGCAGAAATTGGACCGTAGTGGAACTGCACCAAG TATTGCTGGTCCCTTAGGCACACCTGTTGTCAATAGCGCAGGCGTTTCCTTACCGATGGCACCAATCCTGGGAGCTGCACCGGTGGTTTCTTCTCTTGTTCCTCCCATTGCCTCTATTCCTGGTTTTGCCGGACTTGGTGTTGCAGGGCTTCAAATTCCGACAGCTACTCTTCCTTCTGTAGACACAATTGGTGTTCCAAGCGAATGTTTACTGTTGAAAAATATGTTTGATCCCACAGCTGAG TCGGAACCAAACTTTGACTTGGACATTAAAGATGATGTTCAGGATGAGTGTTCGAAATACGGTACTTTGAAGCATATATATGTGGACAA GAATACTGCTGGACATGTGTACTTGCGATTTGAAAATACACAAGCTGCTATTAGTGCTCGGCATGTTCTCCATGGAAGGTGGTTTGCTGGAAAGATGATCGAGGCAACGTTCATG TTGCCCCAGACCTACGAGGCTAAATTCCCGGAAAGCAGATAG
- the LOC103440792 gene encoding translation initiation factor IF3-1, mitochondrial: MAFWSRIGQSKLRQLSYQSKTIHYASLINPTATHSKACVSEIPHLIPHGRPTDFGSKVRFFAAPVQFQTNTKKVEQSTSGPRLNEKITAEFVRLVLDEEHFIVSRREALERARTLDLDLVEVEARADPPVCKIMDFHKEKYKKELREKKKLKIKSDKTLRADSKEVKFSPKTEAKDLKMKADMVKRFMEKGYRVKCTASDAEDKDLGELFSRLTVLIEDVALIECEPTLGKGKEAFIIVRHVKFGPSKKGGAKKTVEKTSPEAQKKGSEDASGVTSQVHNPTVPQRASSQSDISDPDKLHVTPTRACTAPLPLQESFYGTQNRHGNNESRNPYSPTRGMDNRGAGMREPHTSYQRTGTPTDLPFSPTRGMDNRGPGMREPHTPYQRTGTPTPPFSPVGEPRQAQTNAPVFRNSNPPPNDIPKQEPSSPSAPRTPGIGFGIFSNPKGDAPARQGVSERIPSDSNSPGSRPDSSQRPGTSTSTDKVGQRGFGIFSRELK; encoded by the exons atggcgtTTTGGAGTAGAATCGGGCAGTCGAAGCTGCGGCAATTGTCCTACCAGTCCAAGACTATCCATTACGCCTCTTTGATCAACCCGACTGCTACACATTCGAAAGCATGCGTCTCAGAAATCCCACATTTGATCCCTCACGGTAGACCAACGGATTTCGGCAGTAAAGTCAGGTTCTTTGCTGCTCCCGTCCAG TTTCAAacaaatacaaagaaggtaGAGCAGAGCACAAGCGGTCCGCGATTGAATGAGAAGATTACTGCTGAGTTCGTTAGGCTTGTGTTGGATGAAG AGCATTTTATTGTCTCAAGGCGTGAAGCTCTGGAACGGGCAAGGACACTCGACCTTGATTTAGTTGag GTCGAAGCCAGGGCTGATCCTCCTGTTTGTAAAATCATGGATTTCCACAAAGAGAAGTACAAAAAGGAATTAAGGGAGAAAAAGAAGCTTAAAATTAAG TCGGACAAGACTTTGCGAGCAGATTCTAAGGAAGTGAAGTTTTCTCCAAAAACT GAAGCCAAGGACCTAAAGATGAAAGCTGATATGGTGAAGAGATTTATGGAGAAAGGTTACCGGGTGAAG TGTACTGCCTCGGATGCTGAGGATAAGGACTTAGGAGAATTGTTTTCTCGTCTCACTGTGTTG ATAGAAGATGTAGCTCTCATCGAATGTGAGCCAAcgctaggaaaaggaaaagaggcATTTATAATTGTCAGGCATGTGAAGTTTGGCCCATCAAAGAAGGGCGGTGCAAAAAAAACTGTTGAAAAAACTAGCCCTGAGGCTCAAAAGAAGGGTAGTGAGGATGCAAGTGGCGTTACCTCACAGGTTCATAATCCGACTGTGCCACAAAGAGCCTCCTCTCAGTCAGATATTAGTGATCCAGACAAGTTGCATGTCACACCTACAAGAGCGTGCACAGCTCCACTGCCCTTGCAAGAATCCTTTTATGGGACTCAAAATAGGCACGGAAATAATGAGTCGAGGAATCCTTATTCTCCAACAAGAGGAATGGATAATAGGGGGGCGGGAATGAGAGAACCCCACACTTCATATCAAAGAACAGGAACACCAACTGACTTGCCCTTCTCACCAACAAGAGGAATGGATAATAGGGGACCGGGAATGAGAGAGCCCCATACTCCATATCAAAGAACAGGAACCCCGACGCCACCCTTCTCACCAGTGGGAGAACCCAGGCAAGCTCAGACGAATGCACCTGTATTTAGAAACTCGAATCCTCCTCCTAATGATATCCCCAAGCAAGAACCCTCAAGTCCTAGCGCTCCCCGTACTCCAGGAATTGGTTTCGGGATATTTAGCAATCCGAAAGGTGATGCTCCTGCTAGACAAGGTGTATCAGAAAGGATCCCATCAGATTCAAACTCGCCTGGTTCAAGACCTGATAGCAGCCAAAGACCAGGCACCAGCACAAGCACGGATAAGGTTGGACAACGAGGATTCGGGATCTTCAGTAGAGAGCTCAAGTGA